Within Paracoccus jeotgali, the genomic segment GTTACCCATGTCGCCACCGCGACCGAAAGCCAGCCCTCGGACCCCGCCGCCTATCGCGTGGTCGAGGCCACGACCGGGGCCGATCCGGCCACCGCCGAGCAGTAAGAGGACCGTCATGACTTCGCTCGATTTCACGATCATCATGCCGGAAACCGTGCTGGCGGGCTTTGCCCTGCTGGCGCTTCTGGTCGGGGCCTATATGGGCAAGGACCGCATCGCGGGCACCTTGCTGTGGGTCACCGTCGCGGTGTTTCTGGCGCTGGCCGCCTTCATCGGTCTGGGCCGTCCCGCGCAGGGGCTCGCCTTCTACGACATGTTCATCGCAGACGGCTTCGCGCTGTTCTGCAAGATCGTGATCCTGACCTCGGCCGCCGCCATCCTCGCCATGAGCGCCGAATACATGGAGCGTCGCAACATGCTGCGCTTCGAGTTTCCGATCCTGATCGCGCTGGCGGTCATCGGGATGATGGTCATGGTCTCGGCCGGCGACCTGCTGACGCTGTATATGGGGCTCGAGCTGCAGTCGCTGTCGCTCTATGTCATCGCCGCCATGCGCCGGGATTCGGTCAAATCCTCGGAAGCGGGGCTGAAATATTTCGTGCTCGGCTCGCTCAGCTCGGGGCTGCTGCTGTATGGCGTGACGCTGATCTACGGCTTTTCCGGAACCACGGATTTCCGCGGCATCATCGAGGTGGTGCAGGGCGGGCCGCAGCCGGTCGGGCTGATGTTCGGCATGGTCTTCGTCATTGTGGGCCTCGCCTTCAAGGTCAGCGCGGTGCCGTTCCACATGTGGACCCCCGACGTCTATGAGGGCGCACCGACGCCCGTCACCGCCTTCTTTGCCACCGCGCCCAAGGTCGCCGCCATGGCGCTGCTGGCCCGCGTGCTGACCGATGCCTTTGGCCGCGTGCCCGAGGACTGGGGGCAGATCCTTGCGGTGCTGGCGCTGCTGTCGATGTTCCTCGGCTCGATCGCGGGTATCGCGCAGACCAACATCAAGCGGCTGATGGCCTATAGCTCGATCGCGCATATGGGTTTCGCGCTGGTCGGTCTGGCGGCGGGGACGGCGCTTGGCGTGCAGTCCATGCTGCTTTACATGGCGATCTATGCGGTGATGAATGTGGGCGTCTTCGCCTGGATCATGTCGCTGGAACGCGACGGGGTGCCGGTCACCGATCTGGCCGGGCTGCACCAGTTCGCGCGGGACGAGCCGATCAAGGCGCTGGCGGTGCTGATCCTGTTCTTCAGCCTCGCCGGCGTGCCGCCGATGCTGGGTTTCTTCGCCAAGTTCGGGGTGCTGAACGCCGCCGTCGATGCCGACATGACGTGGCTGGCGGTGTCGGGCGTGGTCGCCTCGGTCATCGGGGCGTTCTATTACCTTAGGATCGTCTACTACATGTATTTCGGGGCCGAGATCGAACCCTTGGGCAGCCGGATGAGCCCGGCCTCGATGGGTCTGCTGGTCGCCTCGGCGGCGGTGATGCTGCTGGGTTCGATCAGCATGCTGGGCGTTGACCGCGCCGCTGGCCGCGCGGCCGAGGCGCTGCTGACCGTGGACGACAGCCCGATCCGCGGCGCGGCCGTGGTCGCCGCCGCCGATGCCGATCCTGCCACCCCTGCCGTGATCGTGGCGACGCCGCCCGCCACCCCGGCACGCGTTGAGTGATCTGAGCCCCTGGCCCGAGGGCGTGGCGCGGCATGTCCTGCCGCGCTGCGCCTCGACCAATGCCGAGGCGCTGAGCCATGCCGCAAGGCATCCCGGCCCGGCCTGGATCGTCACCCATGACCAGTATCAGGGCCGGGGCCGCCGTGGCCGTGATTGGGCCATGCCGGCGGGCAATTTCGCCGGCTCGCTGGCGCTGAGGCCGGCGGGCGACCCGGCGCAGGCGGCGCTCTATTCCTTTGTCGCGGCGCTGGCCGTGGCCGATGCGATTGCCGCGGTCGCCGGGCCGGCGGCGCGGCTGGCGTTGAAATGGCCCAATGACGTGTTGCTGAACGGCGGCAAGGTGGCCGGCATCCTGCTGGAAAGCGCCGGACATGGCGGCGCGGTGTCCGCGCTGGCCGTGGGCATCGGTGTGAATCTGGCCGCCACCCCGCCAGCCGACCCGGACGCGCCCTTTGCCCCCGTCAGCGTCGCCGCCGAGACCGGCATCACCATCACGCCCGAGGATTTTCTGGACCTGCTCGCCCCCGCCTTCGCCGCGTGGGAGGGTCGGCTGCTGACCGAAGGCTTCGCCCCCATCCGCCGCGCCTTTCTGGCCCGCGCCGCGCGGCTGGGCGAGACCATCACCGCCCGCACCGGGCGCGTCGCGTTGGTCGGGCGTTTCGACGGCATCGACGAGGGCGGCGCCCTGCTTCTGACCACCCCGGCCGGACGCCAATCGGTGCCGGCCGCAGATGTGTATTTCTGATGCTGCTTTGTATCGACACCGGCAACACCAACACCATCTTCTCGATCTGGAACGGGACGAAATTCGTGTCCCATTGGCGCATCGCCACCGATCACCGGCGCACGGCGGACGAATATTTCGTCTGGCTTGAAACGCTGATCACCCTGCGCCATTTCGAGATGGACATCACCGCCTGCATCATCTCGTCCACGGTGCCGCGCGTCGTCTTCAACCTGCGGGTGCTGTGCAACCGCTATTTCAACACCCGGCCGCTGGTCGTGGGACGGCCCGACTGCCTGCTGCCCGCCTATCCCCGCGTCGATGCCGGGGTGACGGTGGGGCCGGACCGGATCGTCAACACCTGGGCCGCCCATGCCCGTCATGGCGGCGAGCTGATCGTCGTCGATTTCGGCACCGCGACCACCTTCGACGTCTCGGACGAGGACGGCGCCTATGTCGGCGGCGTCATCGCGCCCGGGGTCAACCTCTCGCTCGAGGCGCTGCATGCGGGCGCGGCCTCGCTGCCGCATGTCGATGTGACCAAGCCCGATCAGGTGATCGGCGGCAACACCATCGCCTGCATCCAGTCGGGGATCTTCTGGGGCTATATCGGCCTTGTGGAAGGCGTGATCGAGAAAATCAGGGCCGAGCGTGACCGGCCAATGAAAGTCATCGCAACCGGCGGCCTCGCGCCGCTGTTCGAGCAGGGCACCGACGTCTTCGACAGTGTCGAGGACGATCTGACGGTTCAAGGCCTGCGTCTTATTTATGAATTCAACAAGGAGGCGGGGAATGTCTGACCGTCTGATTTACATGCCGCTTGGCGGCGCCGGTGAGATCGGCATGAATGCCTATGTGTATGGCTATGGCCCGGCCGGCAAGGAACGGCTGATCGTGGTCGATCTGGGGGTGACTTTCGGCGACATGGACAGCTCGCCCGGCATCGACCTGATCATGGCCGATATCGCCTGGCTCGAGGCCAATCGCAAACGCATCGACGCGATCTTCATCACCCACGGGCACGAGGATCACGTCGGCGCCATCGGCCTGCTGTGGGACCGGATCGGCGCGCCGATCTATTGCCGCAAGTTCACCGGCACGCTGGCGCGGCTCAAGCTCGAGGAACGCGGCGTCCAGACCGATGCGCTGCGGATCGTCGAGGCGCGGCCCGAAACCGTCACGGCCGGGCCGTTCAAGGTGCAGTTCGTGCCGATCAGCCACTCGATCCCGGAAAGCTCGGCGATGATCATCGACAGCCCGGCGGGCCGGGTCGTCCACAGCGGCGATTTCAAGCTGGACGGCACGCCGGTCGTGGGCGAGGCCTTCGACCCGCAATTGTGGCACGAGATCGCGCGCGAGGGCGATGGGGTCAAGGTTCTGACCTGCGATTCGACCAACGTGTTTTCCACCCATCCGGGCCGGTCCGAGTCGGTTCTGGCCAATCCGATCATGGAGTTCGTGGTCGCGCAGCCGCAGATGGTGATCGCCACGACCTTTGCCTCGAACGTGGCGCGGCTGAAGACGCTGGCGGATGCCGCCGTCGCCTCGGGGCGCAAGGTCTGTCTGCTGGGCCGCGCGATGCGCAAGATGGTGCAGGCGGCGACCGAAACCGGCATCCTGACGCAGTTTCCGGCCACCATCAGCCCGGAAGAGGCCGCCGAGCTGCCGCGTCACAAGGTCATGCTGATCGTCACCGGCAGCCAGGGCGAGCGCCGGGCCGCCACCGCGCAACTGTCGCGCGGCAGCTATCTGGGCCTGCGTCTGGCCGAAGGGGACAGCTTCCTCTTCAGCTCGCGCACCATCCCCGGCAATGAAAGCGGCGTGATCCGCATCATGAACCAGCTGTCCGAAATGGGCGTGGACGTGTTCGACGCCGATGACGGGATCTATCACGTCTCGGGCCACGCCAACCGGCCGGATCTCGAGGCGGTGCATGATCTCCTCAAGCCGCAGATCCTGATCCCGATGCATGGCGAGCACATGCATCTGCGCGCACATGCCAAGCTGGGCACGGAAAAGGGCATCGCCTCGGTCGTGGCGACCAATGGCACGATGCTGGACCTGACCGGCAGCAAGCCGCGCGTGGTTGACCGGATCGAGACCGGGCGGCTTTATCTGGATGGCTCGGTGCTGATTGGGGCGATGGACGGCGTCGTCCGCGACCGCATCCGCATGGCGCTGAACGGGCACGCCATGGTCAGCGTGCTGGTCGATGAGCATGACACCCCGTTCCCCGATGCCTGGGTCGAGACGATGGGCCTGCCCGAGCAGGGCCGGTCGTCCGCGCCCTTGGCCCAGCAGGTCGAGAACGAGCTGGCCGAGTTTCTGGAACGCGCCGACGCCAAGACCGTCGCCGACGACAAGAAGCTGGAGGACGCGGTCCGCAAGATCACCCGTCAGGTGACGATGGAAGAGATCGGCAAGAAGCCCGAGGTCACCGTCATCATCAGCCGTCTGGCACCCTGACCCGGCGCCCCGCCCCGCGCGCCGGCCGGCGCGGGGGCGGGGGGGCTATAGCGGAAAGACGATCAGCAGCAGCGGAACCGAGCTTGCGATCACGAGGATCTCGAGCGGCAGGCCCATGCGCCAGTAATCGGCAAAGCGATAGCCGCCCGGCCCCATGATCAGCGTGTTGTTCTGGTGCCCGATGGGGGTCAGGAAGGCGCAGGACGCCGCCACCGCCACGCCCATCAGGAACGCGTCCGGGTTCACCCCGATCTGTGCCGCCAGCTGGATCGAGACCGGCGCCGCCAGCACCGTCGTCGCGTTGTTGTTCAGCACGTCCGACATGGTCATCGTCGCCACCATCAGCAGCGTCAGCGCGACCCAGGGCGGATAGCCCTCGGTCAGCGATTGCAGGCCGCGGGCGATCAGCGTCGAGCCGCCGGTGGTTTCCAGCGCCATGCCCAGCGGGATCATCGCGCCCAGCAGCACGATGATCGACCAGTCGACATGGTCATAGATATCCTCGACCGACAGGATGCCGCCGACGACATACAGGACCAGCACCGCACCCAGCGCGATGGGCATGGAAATCAGCCCGAAGCTGGTCGCGGCGATGGCGGCGACAAAGATCAGCAGCGCCGCCCACAGCCGCGAATCCTTGGCGACCTGCGTGCCGCTGCCTTCCAGCGGCATCAGGTCGCGCGGGTCCAGCGCCTTGGCCATGTTGTTTTCCGACAGCAGCAGCAGCAGCACGTCGCCATGCCGGATGCGCTTGGTGTTCAGCTTTTCGCGCAGGGTCTGACCCTCGCGCAGGATGCCCAGCAGGATGCCGTCGACCTCGATCCCGTGATACAGCGCGTCGCCGCGCCGCCCGATCAGGCGCGAGCGCAGCGGCACCACCGCCTCGACCAGCATCCGCCCGGCGGTATCCAGCGCGACGCTGCGGGCCTCGGCCTCGCGATCGGATTTCTGGCCGTCGCCGGGGCCGGGCGGGTAGGACAGGCCAAGGTCCAGCCGGAAATCCTCGATCGCTTCGGGCGGGGCCTCGATGATCAGCCGGTCGCCTTCATGCAGCACGATCATCCGTGAGGTGCGGTAATAGCGCGTGCCCTCGCGCTCGACGGCGAGGATGGTGACGGACTCGGAATCGGTGGCGATCTCGCCCAGGGTCTTGCCGACCGCGCTGCTGCCCTGCGGCAGCAAAAGCTGGGCCACATAGTCGCGCAGCGCGACCTGCCCGGCGGCCGCGCTGGTGTCGCTAGCGTGACGCGGGATCAGCCGCCAGCCGATCAGCGCGATGAACAGCACCCCCACCACCGCCACCGCGCCGCCGACCGGCAGGAACTGGAACATGCGGAACCCGGTGCCGGTCTCGGCCGCGCGGAACTGCGAGACGAGCAGGTTCGGCGGCGTCCCGATCAGCGTGGTCATGCCGCCCAGGATCGTCGCGAAAGCCAGCGGCATCAGGGTGGGCGACGCGCTGCGCCCGGCCTTGCGCGCGGTCTGCACGTCGATGGGCATCAGGATCGCCAGCGCCGCGACGTTGTTCATGAAGCCCGAAATCGCCGCGCCCACCGATCCCATGATCGCGATATGCACCGGGACCGACCGTTTCGCGCCCGACAGGATGCGCGTCAGCCGCGCCACCACGCCCGATCGCTGCAGCCCCGCCGTCACGATCAGGATCAGCGCGACGGTGACGGTGGCGGGGTTGGAAAAGCCGGAAAACGCCTGTTCGCTGGGCACGATGCCGGTCAGCACGCCGGCCACCAGCCCGGCAAAGGCCACCACGTCATAGCGCCACCGCCCCCAGATCATCAGCACGATCACGACCGCGAAGATGGCAAATAGCAGCAGTTGATCGGGGGTCATCATCGCTCCTGTCGGGGAATGGCGCGATCCTGTCATGCGCGCGCGGTCTTGACCAGAGCCCGCGCTTGCGGGCATGGGACCGGCCATGTCAGATCATGAATTCGACCCGAATCCCGCCCGCCGCAACTTTTACGGCCGCCGCCACGGCAAGACCCTGCGCCGCAGCCAAAAGGGCTATCTGGCCGAGGATCTGGGCGCGCTGCGTCCGCGCGGCGTGACCATGGACGACAACCCCGACCGCACGCCCATCGACCCCGGCGCGATCTTTGGCGATGCGCGGCCGCTCTGGCTCGAGATCGGCTTTGGCGGGGGCGAGCATATGGTCCATATGGCCGCCCGCTATCCGCAGGTCGGCATCATCGGCTGCGAGCCCTTCATCAACGGCGTCGCCATGCTGGTCGGCAAGATCCGGGCGGCGGGGGTGCAGAACGTCAGCGTCCATCCCGGCGATGCGCGCGATCTGATGGATGTGCTGCCCGATGCCAGCATCGCGCGGGCGTTTCTGAACTATCCTGACCCCTGGCCCAAGACCCGCCACCATCGCCGCCGCTTCGTTACGCCCGAGCATCTGCTGCCGCTGCACCGGGTCATGGCACCGGGGGCAGAGTTCCGGGTCGCGACCGACATTCCGTCCTATGTCCGGCAGACGCTGGTCGAGCTGCCCAAGGCCGGGTTCGAACTGATCAGCCACCGCGCCGAGGCTTGGCCCGACTGGCTGTCCACCCGCTATGAACAAAAAGCCCTGCGCGAGGGGCGGCTGCCGGCCTATCTCAGCTATCGTCGGGTCTGATCTCGCCGGGTTTGGTCTCGGCGGGTCAGGCGTTGGCGGGTCGCGGCGCGCTCAGCCGCGCTCGGCGGCCTTGGCGGCGTTCCACAGCGCGTCCATCTGGGCCAGGTCCGAATCCTCGGGGCGCTTGCCCTGCCGGGCAAGGGCGGATTCGATGGACTGGAAGCGGCGGGTAAACTTGGCATTGGCGTTACGCAGCGCCTCTTCGGGGTCGATCTCCAGATGCCGGGCCAGATTGGCCATGACGAACAGCAGATCGCCGAATTCCTCGGCCAGATGGGCGGGATCGGCGGCCTCGCGCGCCTCGACCAGCTCGGCGGTCTCCTCGGCCAGCTTCTCCAGCACATCGGCCGCGCCGGGCCAGTCGAAGCCGACCCGCGCCGCGCGGTTCTGCAGCTTGACCGCGCGGGTCAGCGCCGGCAGCCCCATCGCCACCCCGTCCAGCACGCCGCGTTCGGCTCGCTTGGCGCGTTCGGCGGCCTTGATCGTTTCCCAATCCTTGACCTGCTGGGCGGCGGATTTGTCACGCGACTCCGGGCCGAAGACATGGGGATGGCGGTCGATCAGCTTGTCGGAAATCCGCGCCGCGACATCGGCGAAATCGAACATTTGCCGTTCCTGCGCCATCTGCGCGTGGAAGACGACCTGCAGCAGCAGATCGCCCAGCTCGCCCGGAAACTCGTCCCAGGCCTCGCGCTGGATGGCGTCGGCGACCTCGTAGGCCTCTTCGATGGTATAGGGAGAGATCGAGGCGAAATCCTGTTCGATATCCCAGGGACAGCCGGTTGCCGGGTCGCGCAGCGCGGCCATGATCTCGATCAGGCGCGCGATCTCGGTCTGGTTGCGGTCGGACGCGGCGGCGGCAGAGGGGCGGGACAGGCTGTCTGGCATGGCGTTTCTCCTTGTCGGGAAAGCCGTGCCACAGGCAAAAGCCGGTGTCCACGCCGCGTCACGTCCTTGTGGGGCGACGGGGTGGACGCGGTTTCTTGCCATTGCCCGTGCCGGTCATTAGGTTGCGCCGCAATTCCGATGTGCGCGCGGCCCGCGCCGCTTCCCAGACCCGCCTTTCCGAAAGGACCGCAGATGTTCGTTTCCCCTGCCTATGCTCAAGCCGCCGGTGGTGCCGGTGGTGCCGGCGCGATTGCCCAGTTCATCCCGCTGATCCTGATCTTCGTCATCATGTATTTCCTGATTCTGCGCCCGCAGCAAAAGCGCGCGCGCGAACATCGGGACATGGTGGCGGCGCTGAAGCGGGGCGATCAGGTGGTCACCAATGGCGGGCTGATCGGCAAGATCACCGACGTCAAGGACGAGGAACTGACCGTCGAGGTCGCGCAGGGCGTCAAGGTGCGGATCGTGCGCGGTTCGGTCGCGCAGGTCGTCTCGACGGTCAAACCCGTCGCCGCCAACAGCTAAGGCAGGCAATTCATGCTGCACATCCCGCTTTGGAAGCGCGTCCTGATTCTGGCCGTCTTCGTCATCGGCCTGCTCTGGGCCGCGCCGA encodes:
- the nuoN gene encoding NADH-quinone oxidoreductase subunit NuoN codes for the protein MTSLDFTIIMPETVLAGFALLALLVGAYMGKDRIAGTLLWVTVAVFLALAAFIGLGRPAQGLAFYDMFIADGFALFCKIVILTSAAAILAMSAEYMERRNMLRFEFPILIALAVIGMMVMVSAGDLLTLYMGLELQSLSLYVIAAMRRDSVKSSEAGLKYFVLGSLSSGLLLYGVTLIYGFSGTTDFRGIIEVVQGGPQPVGLMFGMVFVIVGLAFKVSAVPFHMWTPDVYEGAPTPVTAFFATAPKVAAMALLARVLTDAFGRVPEDWGQILAVLALLSMFLGSIAGIAQTNIKRLMAYSSIAHMGFALVGLAAGTALGVQSMLLYMAIYAVMNVGVFAWIMSLERDGVPVTDLAGLHQFARDEPIKALAVLILFFSLAGVPPMLGFFAKFGVLNAAVDADMTWLAVSGVVASVIGAFYYLRIVYYMYFGAEIEPLGSRMSPASMGLLVASAAVMLLGSISMLGVDRAAGRAAEALLTVDDSPIRGAAVVAAADADPATPAVIVATPPATPARVE
- a CDS encoding biotin--[acetyl-CoA-carboxylase] ligase, which translates into the protein MSDLSPWPEGVARHVLPRCASTNAEALSHAARHPGPAWIVTHDQYQGRGRRGRDWAMPAGNFAGSLALRPAGDPAQAALYSFVAALAVADAIAAVAGPAARLALKWPNDVLLNGGKVAGILLESAGHGGAVSALAVGIGVNLAATPPADPDAPFAPVSVAAETGITITPEDFLDLLAPAFAAWEGRLLTEGFAPIRRAFLARAARLGETITARTGRVALVGRFDGIDEGGALLLTTPAGRQSVPAADVYF
- a CDS encoding type III pantothenate kinase, whose translation is MLLCIDTGNTNTIFSIWNGTKFVSHWRIATDHRRTADEYFVWLETLITLRHFEMDITACIISSTVPRVVFNLRVLCNRYFNTRPLVVGRPDCLLPAYPRVDAGVTVGPDRIVNTWAAHARHGGELIVVDFGTATTFDVSDEDGAYVGGVIAPGVNLSLEALHAGAASLPHVDVTKPDQVIGGNTIACIQSGIFWGYIGLVEGVIEKIRAERDRPMKVIATGGLAPLFEQGTDVFDSVEDDLTVQGLRLIYEFNKEAGNV
- a CDS encoding ribonuclease J translates to MSDRLIYMPLGGAGEIGMNAYVYGYGPAGKERLIVVDLGVTFGDMDSSPGIDLIMADIAWLEANRKRIDAIFITHGHEDHVGAIGLLWDRIGAPIYCRKFTGTLARLKLEERGVQTDALRIVEARPETVTAGPFKVQFVPISHSIPESSAMIIDSPAGRVVHSGDFKLDGTPVVGEAFDPQLWHEIAREGDGVKVLTCDSTNVFSTHPGRSESVLANPIMEFVVAQPQMVIATTFASNVARLKTLADAAVASGRKVCLLGRAMRKMVQAATETGILTQFPATISPEEAAELPRHKVMLIVTGSQGERRAATAQLSRGSYLGLRLAEGDSFLFSSRTIPGNESGVIRIMNQLSEMGVDVFDADDGIYHVSGHANRPDLEAVHDLLKPQILIPMHGEHMHLRAHAKLGTEKGIASVVATNGTMLDLTGSKPRVVDRIETGRLYLDGSVLIGAMDGVVRDRIRMALNGHAMVSVLVDEHDTPFPDAWVETMGLPEQGRSSAPLAQQVENELAEFLERADAKTVADDKKLEDAVRKITRQVTMEEIGKKPEVTVIISRLAP
- a CDS encoding SLC13 family permease — translated: MMTPDQLLLFAIFAVVIVLMIWGRWRYDVVAFAGLVAGVLTGIVPSEQAFSGFSNPATVTVALILIVTAGLQRSGVVARLTRILSGAKRSVPVHIAIMGSVGAAISGFMNNVAALAILMPIDVQTARKAGRSASPTLMPLAFATILGGMTTLIGTPPNLLVSQFRAAETGTGFRMFQFLPVGGAVAVVGVLFIALIGWRLIPRHASDTSAAAGQVALRDYVAQLLLPQGSSAVGKTLGEIATDSESVTILAVEREGTRYYRTSRMIVLHEGDRLIIEAPPEAIEDFRLDLGLSYPPGPGDGQKSDREAEARSVALDTAGRMLVEAVVPLRSRLIGRRGDALYHGIEVDGILLGILREGQTLREKLNTKRIRHGDVLLLLLSENNMAKALDPRDLMPLEGSGTQVAKDSRLWAALLIFVAAIAATSFGLISMPIALGAVLVLYVVGGILSVEDIYDHVDWSIIVLLGAMIPLGMALETTGGSTLIARGLQSLTEGYPPWVALTLLMVATMTMSDVLNNNATTVLAAPVSIQLAAQIGVNPDAFLMGVAVAASCAFLTPIGHQNNTLIMGPGGYRFADYWRMGLPLEILVIASSVPLLLIVFPL
- the trmB gene encoding tRNA (guanine(46)-N(7))-methyltransferase TrmB, with translation MSDHEFDPNPARRNFYGRRHGKTLRRSQKGYLAEDLGALRPRGVTMDDNPDRTPIDPGAIFGDARPLWLEIGFGGGEHMVHMAARYPQVGIIGCEPFINGVAMLVGKIRAAGVQNVSVHPGDARDLMDVLPDASIARAFLNYPDPWPKTRHHRRRFVTPEHLLPLHRVMAPGAEFRVATDIPSYVRQTLVELPKAGFELISHRAEAWPDWLSTRYEQKALREGRLPAYLSYRRV
- the mazG gene encoding nucleoside triphosphate pyrophosphohydrolase, producing MPDSLSRPSAAAASDRNQTEIARLIEIMAALRDPATGCPWDIEQDFASISPYTIEEAYEVADAIQREAWDEFPGELGDLLLQVVFHAQMAQERQMFDFADVAARISDKLIDRHPHVFGPESRDKSAAQQVKDWETIKAAERAKRAERGVLDGVAMGLPALTRAVKLQNRAARVGFDWPGAADVLEKLAEETAELVEAREAADPAHLAEEFGDLLFVMANLARHLEIDPEEALRNANAKFTRRFQSIESALARQGKRPEDSDLAQMDALWNAAKAAERG
- the yajC gene encoding preprotein translocase subunit YajC; this translates as MFVSPAYAQAAGGAGGAGAIAQFIPLILIFVIMYFLILRPQQKRAREHRDMVAALKRGDQVVTNGGLIGKITDVKDEELTVEVAQGVKVRIVRGSVAQVVSTVKPVAANS